ACTGTTCGGTGCAGGCGGCTTGGACTGGTAAATCGGCATGGCTTCGGCCATCCATTCTTCAAGCTGCTGAATTCTGGTTTCGTGGCTGGGGTGAGTGGACATGAATTCCGACGGAGATTTCCCTCCGGACAACTCACCCATTCTCTGCCACAAATGAATGGCCTCACGCGGGTCGTAACCGGCATCCGCCGCCAGTAATACGCCCACGTAGTCCGCCTCCGACTCGTGTTTCCGACTGAACGGGAGCAACACCCCGACCTGAGCTCCCAGACCCAAGGCCGCCATCCCCGCTTGGGAGACAACCGGATTGGCCCCACTCACCCCAAGCGCAATCCCGATCGCTTGCAGCGTGGTCTGCGCCAACGTGTTCTGACTCATGCGCTCTCCGCCATGGCGAGCCAACGCATGCACGACTTCATGGCCCATCACCGCCGCGAGTCCCGACTCCGTCTTCGCGACCGGAAAAATGCCGGTATAGACGGCGATTTTTCCACCCGGCAGGGCGAACGCGTTCATGGTCTTGTCATCCTTGATGACCGTCACTTCCCATTCAAACTGGTTGGCCATCTCACTGTATTTGGATCGTTTGGCGGCCTCGATCACTCGCGCGGCCACCCGCTTGACTGGCTCAATCTCACGCGGATCGGTCGACGCCTTCATGTTAGGGTCGCTCTTGACCTCGGCATAGGCCTGCGCCCCCATCTGCACTTCCTGCGACATCGGCATCATCATGAGCTGCCATCGTCCGGTGTACGGATTGCTTTGGCAGCCCGTCGTCGCCAGCATAATCACGATGCAGAGCAGGAACCACTGCCCCCTGGATGATGCTCCGGGTTGCCACCGAGTACTCTGATGCCGTTCACATGCCATCACACGCCTCCGCAAATTGACCAGCTTGGTGAGCTCTGTTAGATTACCGCTCCGCCCCACCCGTTTCCACTGGGAGTTTCACCGAGTGCCGGCCACCACGACGCTCTCATCACTCAACCGCATCGGGATCGACGAGTCCGGCAAGGGAGACTACTTCGGACCACTGGTGATTGCTGCCGTTTTCGTCACGCCGGCGTCAGAGCAGGACCTGGCCCTCATGCAGGTGCGAGACAGCAAAAAAATCGCGGACGGACGGATTTTGGAAATGGCGCCCGACATCCGGCTGCTCTGTCCGCACAGCATCGTCGCCATTGGGCCACAACGGTACAACGAGCTCTACGCCAAAATCAAAAACTTGAATCGTCTCCTGGCCTGGGGCCACGCACGAGCACTCGAAAATTTGCTCCAGCAGGTCGACTGCGAACTCGCCATCGCCGATCAGTTCGGCGACGAACGGTTGATTCTTACCGCGCTGCAGGAGAAAGGAAAACAGATACGGCTGGTCCAACGGACGAAAGCGGAGTCGGATTTGGCGGTCGCGGCAGCGTCGATTCTCGCCCGTGCGGATTTTTTGTTGAGACTACAGCGACTGTCACAGGAAGTGAACACGACGCTGCCGAAAGGCGCATCAGCATCAGTGGAGCTGGCGGGACGCATGGTCGTGAAGAAATACGGACGCGACCGATTGGGAACTGTCGCGAAACTGCACTTCAAAACCACACAACAGGTGCTGGCTGAGGCCTAGCGCCAGGCGACACCGCTGGGCACACGACATGCTGCTGTGATTCGATGCCAGAAGCCTGTGGGTACCAGGGTCGGTAGGGCGGGGCAGAATACCTGCTAGACGGATTCACCGACTTCAAGATCTTTAGCCTGGTCCTGCGCCAAGGGCGGCTTCTCCGCAAGCCCAGGTTCGCCTTCCCAATACAACATCCTGTAGCAATATGGGCAAGTATGCACGTCTTCTCCACGCTTCACCTGAGACACGAGCTGCGGGGGCAATTGCAACCGACACCCGACGCAGATGCCGTCCTTGACCAGCACCAGGGCCGGCTCCTTTCGCATGGCCTTCAGCTTCTTGTACCGCGCGAAAAGCGCTTTCTCAACCTGCCCCGCCGACTGCGCCTGCTTCGACTCCAATTCGGCCAGTTCAGCTGCAAGCACGCGATCCTTCTCGTCCCACACAGCCTTCTCCTTGATGAAGAGCGCCTCCGACTCTTTCAGCTGTGCCTGGGCCGCGGTGATGGTCCGTTGCGTCTGCTCGATCTGCTCCATCACCAGCAAGATCTTCTCCTCGAACTCACCCCGCTTCTTATTCGCCAACTCCACTTCGAAGAGATGCGCCTGATACTCCTGATTGGTCTTCAACTGAGCGGCACGGTCCTTCATTTTGCCGATCCGGTCTTCATGCGCCTCAAGGTCCTTCTCGTGGCTGCGGCGCTCCTTGTTCAACGCGTCGACCGACGTTGAAGCCTCTTGCAACACCTGCTTCACTTCGCGAACCGGAGCCTGGCTCGCCTCAAGACGTTCCGGTATTCTTCGCCGCTGTTCTTTTAAATCAGCAATGCGGAGGTCGAGCTTCTGCAGTTCAATGAGGGGAGAAAGCTGTAAATTCACGGGCTCCTTGGGGTAGTCTGAGGGTAGCGCCGCGCCGACGCCCCTCGCAATGAAACAACCGGAAGATGCTCAGACTGGTGGGCCCACTAGGACTTGAACCTAGGACCAGCTGATTATGAGTCAGCCGCTCTAACCACCTGAGCTATGGGCCCAACCCTGCCGGCCACTCGGCAAGCTCAGCTCGCGTCATGGCACCATTGGTTCGAGCGGCACGATTCTAGGCTGCCGATACCGCAGAGTCAAACGCGACTCGGGCCCCGGCGCTAGAGACTTTCGACAAAACTGCGCAATTTCTTGCTCCGGCTCGGATGCCTCAGTTTGCGCAAGGCCTTCGCTTCAATCTGCCGGATCCGCTCACGCGTCACCTCGAAATCCTGCCCCACTTCCTCCAGCGTATGATCGGTGGCTTCGCCGATACCGAACCGCTTGCG
The sequence above is drawn from the Nitrospira defluvii genome and encodes:
- a CDS encoding M48 family metallopeptidase, producing MACERHQSTRWQPGASSRGQWFLLCIVIMLATTGCQSNPYTGRWQLMMMPMSQEVQMGAQAYAEVKSDPNMKASTDPREIEPVKRVAARVIEAAKRSKYSEMANQFEWEVTVIKDDKTMNAFALPGGKIAVYTGIFPVAKTESGLAAVMGHEVVHALARHGGERMSQNTLAQTTLQAIGIALGVSGANPVVSQAGMAALGLGAQVGVLLPFSRKHESEADYVGVLLAADAGYDPREAIHLWQRMGELSGGKSPSEFMSTHPSHETRIQQLEEWMAEAMPIYQSKPPAPNSELPALR
- the rnhC gene encoding ribonuclease HIII, which encodes MPATTTLSSLNRIGIDESGKGDYFGPLVIAAVFVTPASEQDLALMQVRDSKKIADGRILEMAPDIRLLCPHSIVAIGPQRYNELYAKIKNLNRLLAWGHARALENLLQQVDCELAIADQFGDERLILTALQEKGKQIRLVQRTKAESDLAVAAASILARADFLLRLQRLSQEVNTTLPKGASASVELAGRMVVKKYGRDRLGTVAKLHFKTTQQVLAEA
- a CDS encoding zinc ribbon domain-containing protein gives rise to the protein MNLQLSPLIELQKLDLRIADLKEQRRRIPERLEASQAPVREVKQVLQEASTSVDALNKERRSHEKDLEAHEDRIGKMKDRAAQLKTNQEYQAHLFEVELANKKRGEFEEKILLVMEQIEQTQRTITAAQAQLKESEALFIKEKAVWDEKDRVLAAELAELESKQAQSAGQVEKALFARYKKLKAMRKEPALVLVKDGICVGCRLQLPPQLVSQVKRGEDVHTCPYCYRMLYWEGEPGLAEKPPLAQDQAKDLEVGESV